CTTGCTGTTCAGCAGTTTCTGCAGTTCGCTGCGCGGCAGCACGATCAGCGTGGTGCGCTCCAGCGCCTCGGCCTGGGTGGGGCGGCGTTCCTCGGGCTGCAACAGCAGCTCGCCGAAGGTGTCGTGCTGCCCGATCACGCTGAGGATGGCCTCCTTGCCGTTGGGAAACAGCTTGCTGATCTTGACCAGACCGCTGCGCACGAAATACAGCGCGTCGGCGGGGTCATCCATCCGGAAGATCACCTCCCCCGGACCGTAGGAGCGGTAGGGTGTGGAGACCGCCACCCGTTCCAGCTCGGCAAGTTCCAGGTCGGCAAACAGCTCCGTGCGTTTGAGATGCCAGACCAGGCTTGGATAATTCATGATCTTTAGCAGGATACTCGAAAAGAACAGTGTCATACACAACTGTCCCTTGACGGGAAGAATTTCTGCGTCGTGGACCCTGTGCTGGCCGCAGGCGTTCTGTCCCCCTGCCTCGTTCCGGATGGACCGCGCAAACGGAATGGGGATGACATCCCCGGCCAAAAGTTTTATACTCGGTTCAAGACTGTGCCGATCAACCGCCCGATCCAGGGAACGGTGACCGTGTGCGCTGCGCCGGGTATCGTCCCTCAGGGGCGTGATCCCCACGCCAAGGAGGAGAAACCCATGCCCAGCTACAAAGCCCCCCTGCGCGACATCAAGTTCCTGATGAACGAGCTGCTCGACGCCCCCGCCGAACTCGGCAAGATTCCGTACTACACCGGCAACGAGACTGCCGACGCCGACCTGATGGGTCAGGTGCTCGACGAGGCCGCCCGCTTTGTGGAAACCGAACTGGTTCCCCTGAATGCCGTGGGGGACCGGGAAGGCTGCGTTCGTCACGATGACGGCGAGGTGACCACCCCCACCGGTTTCAAGGCCGCGTACAAGAAGTACCGTGAGGCCGGCTGGACGGCCCTGGACGCCGACCCCAACTACGGTGGTCAGGGCATGCCGCACCTCGTGAGCAACGTGCTCGTCGAGCTGCTGAACAGCGCCAACGTGGCCTGGAGCATGTACCCCGGCCTGTCGCACGGAGCGTACAGCGCCCTGCACGCCGTGGGCAGCGACGAACTCAAGGACCTGTACCTGCCCAAGCTCGTCTCGGGCGAGTGGACCGGCACCATGTGCCTGACCGAGCCGCACGCGGGCACCGACCTGGGCATCATCCGCACCAAGGCCAAGGACAACGGCGACGGCACCTACGCGGTCAGCGGCACCAAGATCTTTATCAGTGCCGGCGAACACGACATGGCCGAGAACATCGTTCACCTCGTGCTGGCCCGCCTGGAAGGCAGCCCCGAAGGTACCAAGGGCATCTCACTGTTCCTGGTGCCCAAGTACCTGCCTACCGCCGACGGCAAACCCGGCGAGCGCAACGGCGTGGTCTGCGGCAGCCTGGAACACAAGATGGGCATCAACGGCAACGCCACCGCCCTGCTGAACTTTGACGGCGCCACCGGCTATCTGGTGGGCGAGGTCAACAAGGGCATGAACCACATGTTCATCATGATGAACGCGGCCCGGCTGGGCACCGGCCTGCAGGGTCTGGGCCTGGGCGAGGTGGCCTACCAGAACGCGCTGGCGTATGCCAAGGACCGCCTGCAGATGCGCCACACCCCGCGCGTGAACCCCAGCGAGAGCGCCGATCCCATCATCGTCCATCCCGACGTGCGCCGCATGCTGCTGACCGGCAAGGCCTACACTGAGGCGGGCCGCGCCATGGCGATGTGGCTCGCCCTGAGCATCGATATCGAGCATCACCACCCCGACGAAGCCAAGCGTAAGGAGGCGGGCGATCTGGTCGCTCTGCTGACCCCCATCGCCAAGGCCTTCATGACCGACAACGGCTTCAACATCGCTGTGCAGAGCCAGCAGGTCTTTGGCGGCCACGGGTACATCAAGGAATGGGGCATGGAGCAGTTCGTCCGTGACGCCCGCATTAGCCAGATCTATGAGGGAACCAACGGCATCCAGTCGCTGGACCTGCTGGGCCGCAAGGTCCTGATGGACGGCGGCAAGAAGCTGCAGAAGCTGGCCGCTACCCTGCAGGAGTTCGTCGAGGAACACGAGGGCGACGAGCACATCGGCGAGTACGTCACGCAGCTGGGCAAGGCCGCGCAGCAGCTGGGCAGCCTGACCATGGTGATTGGGCAGAAGGCCATGAACGGCGAGGGCGGTGCCGATGAGGTCAACGCCGCCGCGGTCGACTACCTGCGCTTCTTCGGCCACGTGGTCTACGGCTACCTGTGGGCCCGGATGGCGAAGGTCGCCCAGGACAAGATTGACGCTGGCCAGGACAAGGACGGTTTCTACCTGGGCAAGGTGCAGACCGCCCGGTTCTACTTCACGAAACTGTTCCCCGAGATCAAGACGCTGGCCGCCACCATCAAGGCGGGCAACGGGCCGCTGGCCGTGGACGACCGCGTGTTCGGACTGGAACAGCCGCTTGTAACGGCCTGATTCCTTCCTGAGCAGGAAGCGCCCGCGTCGGTTGATGTGGGCGCTTTTCCTTGCGTGGGCGTGCGGCGAATGGCATCCCGGCCACCTTTACACCTCAGTTGCGGATCATGAAGGCCCGCGAGGATGGAGCTATATGGCCCGCCGCCTTCTTTTCGTGCTCACCTTTGGCCTGCTGGGCGCGGCGGCGGCCCTGCCTGCGCAGACCAGCATTGCCGGCATCCAGCATGAGTACCAGCGCCTCAACAACTGCGGCCCGGTGACGGTGGGCATGGCCCTGAGCCGCTGGGGCGGCACGCTGAACCAGTACGACATCGCCCCGAAGCTCAAGGCGAACGGGGGAGACGTGAACGTGTCGCCCGAGGAACTCGCCGCCTTTGCCCGCGCGCAGGGCATGGCGGTGCACCTGGGCCGGGGCGGCAGCCCGCTGATGCTGCGCCGCCTGCTCGCCGCCGGCTTTCCGGTGATCGTGGAGACGTGGTTCGTGACCCACGACAGCGGCGGCATGGGCCACTACCGCCTGCTCACCGGCTATGACGATGCCAAGCAGCAGTTCTCGGCCCTCGACTCGTACCTGGGGCCACTGAGCTTTTCCTACGACAAGCTGGATGAGCTGTGGCGCTCGTTCGGGCGCACCTTCGTGGTGATGGCACCGGGGAAACGCGGAGCCGAGATGAACGACCTGCTGGGCTACCACGCCGATCCGCGCATGGCCAGGCGGGCGGCGCTGCGGGTGACCCTGGTCGAGGCCAGGCAGCGCGCAGACGCCGTGGCATGGCACAACGTGGGGCAGGCCAAGCTGGCTCTGGGGGATTCGCGCGGAGCGGTGCGGGCCTTCGATGCGGCCTTTGCTGCAAACCCCGACCCCGCGCTGGACCCCACCCGACCGGCGCGCGTGACCGGTGGCCTGCCGTGGCGCACGCTGTGGTATTCCTTCGGGGCGCTGGAGGCCTACACCCGCAACGCGCGCTACGCGGACGTGCTGCGCCTGACTGCCGCGGTGCTGCGCGACGCTCCGGCGCACGAGGAGATGTACTACTGGCGGGGCCGGGCGCTGGCCGGGCTGGGGAAGTCCGCCCAGGCGCAGGCGGCCTACCGCGAGGCGCTGCGGCTGCGTCCGGGCTACGCGGCGGCGCGGGCGGCCCTGGATCAGCTGTAAGGCCCTCCTGCCGGGTCGGTATCATGGCCTCCAGTGTGACCGGCCCGCTTTCAGTGGGCGACGGCCCGCGCTGAAAGCCGTGCCTGCGGGGCGCGGGACTCAATGAACGGCCCCGTCCTCCTCAGCCGCCGTCAGCTTGGACGTGTTAGCACTACAGGCGATGAGATGGTTTCATGCCCTGCCCCTCGCTCTGCTGATCTCTCCGGCCTGGGCCGCGCCCGCTGGGGGTGATCTGGACCGGGCTGCGCTGCGCGTGGCCGGAGTGCTGGATGGGGTGGTGCGCAACTGTCCGGACAACTTCGCGCAGATCGGCACCTCTCAGAAAAAGTGTGTCGGGGTGGGCATCACGGTGGAGGCGTCGCGCGTCAAGCTGGGCGCGGCGCTGGGAGCTGACCTGTTCGGCGTGTGGCGCAGCCGGGACGAGCAGCGCAGCGTGTTCAACTGGCTGCGGGTGGGGCAGGACCACGTGTTTGTGCGGCTGCAGCCCGATCCGGAGGGCCGCGCCCAGACGCTGGTGTACCTGGACGTGCCCCCCGCCGCGCCCCCGGCCCCGGCTGCGCCAGCCACCTCCGGCACCGGAGCCACCCAGATCGGCATCGTGGTGCTGACGCCGGTTCAGCCGGTGGGCCCATCCATCATCCAGGCCATGCCGGGGGGGACTCCGCAACCCGCCGACACAGCTGTTGCGCCGGCCTCGGCCACTCTCCCCATGTCCCCGGACGCCGCCCCGCCGGACGGTGTTCCGGCACCGGACCATCTGGCCCCGGTGCCGTTCAGCCGCACGCTGCAGCTTCAGGACCGGCGGCTGAACGGCCCGGATGTGCTCGCGGTGCAAAACCGGCTGATCGCCCTGATGAGGCCGCTGCGGGTGGGGCAGGGCGACGGCTGGTACGGACCGGTCACGGCCACGACGGTCCGGGTCTTTCAGCGGGCCAATGGCCTGAACCCGACCGGTGAAGTCGACCGCCCGACCTGGGACCGCCTGTTTTCCGGGGAGGCCACGCCGTTCGACGCCCCGGTGCTGCCCTGACCCCGGGTGGGCGGCGGTGTGGCCCCGGCGGGCATGAGAGCCGCAACCGCCCGCCGCCGCCATACTGGACCCAACACGGCGAGCCCCCCCTGGACGGCCTTTTCCCAGGGACGTCTGACCCTTCCTCTGATTTATGAGAGGTGTGGCACCCTCAAGAAACGAAGTTTAATGAGCTCCAGCGCGGCTTTCTCACCTTCTAGGCTGAATAGTGGGGGATGTCATGAAGCAGAATGTCATTTTCTTCTCATCTGCCCTGCTTCTGGGGGCCCTCGGTTCCGGGCAGGCGCAGACCGGGCCGCAGGTCAGTGACCCCTTTCAAAGGGGGGCTCCCACCCAGGCCGCGCCGGTGCTGCGCGGCCCCGCCGGTACCCCCGCCGCCAGCGCGCCCGCCGCGCCGTTGCAGCTTACCGGCGTTCAGAACGCCACCTTCGGCCCGCCGCGCTCGAGCAGTGACGGTTCCACGACCCGGATCGTGTTTGACCTGATGCCGGGCGTGAGCTACACCCTGACCCCCACCTTTACCGGCCTGCGCCTGGACGTGCAGGGCGCGCGCGTGCTGCCCGCCGTGACCGGCAAGCTGGGCAGCAGCGTGAATGAGTACCGCGCCGGGGGCGGTCAGGCCACCCTGATCACCCCCTTTCCGCTGTCGCTGACCGGGGGATGGAAGGCCATGGAGGCCACCCTGGAGCGCGGCACCCGGGTCCTGATCCTGGATTTCGGCGCCACCCTGAATGGCGGCGCCAGCGCGGCGCTCTCGGGGCGGGTCCGGGCGAGCGCTCCGGTCACCTCGGCGGGGGCACAGACGGCGCTGAGTGCTCCGCTGAACACGGCGGGTGTGGGCACCGCTGCCCGAGATACGGCGGCGCGGGGAAGCACCGAGTCGGCGGCCAGCCTCAACCTGCCGCCCGGGGACGCGGTCGCGCCCTCACCCGGCGGGGCCCTTCCCCCCGCACCCGCCCTGCCCGGCGCGGATTCCGAGATTCCCAGCGCCCTGGCTGGCCGCGTGCCGGGCACGTCCCGCGGCGCTCCGCTGACCCCGCCGCGCATCGGCCGGAACCCGGGGCAGACGCGGGTGGTGCTGGACCTGCCGCCCGGTACCTCCTACCGCATCGTGCCGGGCAGCATCGGTCTGCGCGTGGAGCTCAGCGGCGTCAACATGGCGGCGCAGGACCTGCAGGACATCAGCCCGGAGTTGCGGGCGTGGCGGGCCGAACCCGGCCCTGACGGCGTGGTGTTCACGCTGCTGACGGCCACCCCCACCACCGAGCGCAGCGGCTGGCGGGCGCAGCTGTTGCCGCCCTCCAGCGGCGACCTGTCGCGCCTGGCCATCGATCTGTCGCCCGCGCTGGCCGACCTGACGCCGCTGTCGGCTCAGGAAAAGCTGCTGGCCGCCGTGCCCCCCATTCCGGCGGCGCGCGGCACGGCGATTCTGGCCCTGAGCGCCAGCTACGTGCGCCCGCGCGTGGTGATTGACCCGGGCCACGGCGGCAAGGACCCCGGCGCAGTGGGGGCGGTGATCGAGAAGGAAACGGTGCTGGACGTGGCGCAGCGCGTGGCGACCCTGCTGGGCGCCGCCGGGGTGGACGTGGTCCTGACCCGCGACAGCGACCGCGACCTGAATCCGGTCAAGGACACCGACCTGACCATGCGCGCCCGCATGGGCACGCCCGGCACGCAGCTGTTCGTGAGCATTCACGTCAATGCCATGGACGCGGTGAGTGCCCTGCGCGGCTACGGCGTCGAGACGTGGTGGAATCCCAACCATCCGCTGTCGAGCAACCTCGCAGCGGTGCTGCAAAAGAACGTGGTTGCGACGACCGGCGCGTACTCGCAGGGCCTCAAGACCGGCCGTTCGCTGGCGGTGCTGCGCAACAGCCGTATTCCCGCCGCCCTGATCGAGATCGGCTTTACCAGCCATCCCGTGGACGGCATCAACCTGCAGGACACCAACTACCGCGACCGTGTGGCGCTGGGCATCGCGCAGGGCATCCGCGAGGCGCTGGTCACGGGCATTGTCGACGGCGGCGCGGTGGGGGGTGCGGGCAAGTAGTGGAGGGCGGCGAGGCCGGATTCCGGACGCGGGTGCTCGCGCTGGTGGCCCGCATTCCCCCGGGCCGGGTGATGACCTACGGGCAGCTGGCCATGCTGGCCGGTTCTCCCGGGGCGGCGCGGCAGGCCGGCTTTGTGCTGGGCAGTCTGGCAGGCAGCGACGAGTTGCCGTGGCAGCGGGTCATCAACGCCCAGGGCCGGGTCAGCACCCACAAGCTGGGGTTTGGAGACCTGCAGGAACGTCTACTGACCGCCGAGGGCGTGGTCTTTGATGCCTCGGGCCGCTGCGACCTGGGAACGCGGCAGTGGTGGCCCGAAGAAGAGGGGCCATCCACCCCGCCGGAACCTCTGCTGTTCTGAGTCCGCCCGCTCAGAACTTTTGCCGGGCCTCCCCGCACAGCAGGCTAAAGACTTCCGGTGCAGAACGTCCCGAGCCCGGCGGCGTATGCTGTGCAGCATGAACAGAACGCGACACAACCCCTGGGTGGAGGGCAGCCTGGCCTCCTGGATGGCGGGCGTCACCCTGGGTGTGATCCTGGGCATTGCCCTGCTGATTGTCACCCCCCGTCTGATGGGCGGCAGTGGGTCCACGGCGGAGGCCCCCACCGCACAGGAGCAGGCCACCGACTCGGCTCCCTCGGGCAGCGCTGAAACGGCCCCCGCCGCCTCAGAGGGTACGCCTGAAACCGCCACCACCAATGCTCCCACCGACCAGACGCCCGCTGCCGAACAGACCAGCAGCGGCGAACTGCCCGCCGCCCAGTCGCCCGCCGTGGCGGACACGACCACCGGCAATCCCCCCCAGCAGGACCCCAACGCGGTGGCCGAACCCGTGGCCGCAGGCGGCACCGGGGACGCCGCTCCCACGCCCAACGCGGCGGCGGGCAATGCCGAGGCGGGTGCTACGGTGTTCACGAGCAACTGTGCGGGCTGTCACGGCGCGCAGGGGGGCGGCGGCATCGGGCCCTCCCTGGTCACCGATGAGGGCCCGAAGGCCTGGACCCTGGCACAGTTCACCACCGTGCTGCGCGAGGGTGTGCTGCCCGGGGGCCGCGAACTCAGCGCCGTGATGCCCCGCTTCAGCGACGCCCAGCTCAGCGACACGCAGGTCGCCGATCTGCTCGCCCACATCCAGACCCTGAACTGAGCTTCCGGCTGAAGGCGCCGCCCGCAGGTTCCGGGGCGGCGTTTTTGTGGACCGGGTCTGGATGTCCTGCGCCTCAGGGTGCACAATCGGGCATGACCGCCAGCCGCGACCAGTTCAACGCCCACGCCGACCGGTATGCGGCCAGCGAGGTCCACCGCCACGGCCCCAGCCTGCCCGTCCTGCTGGACTTTGCGGCCCCCATCCCACAGGACCGTGCGCTGGACGTGGCTACCGGCACCGGCAACACGGCGCTGGCCCTCGCGCCGCAGGTGGGGGAGGTCGTGGGGCTGGATCTCGCGGAGGGCATGCTCGCCCATGCCCGCACCCGAGCCGAGGCGGAGGGACACGCCCACGCCACGTTTCAGCAGGGCAGCGCGGAGGCCATGCCGTTTGCCGACGCCTCGTTCACGCTGGTCACGTCGCGCCACGCGCCGCATCACTTTCTGAACCTCGACCGTTTTCTGGGCGAGGCCTTCCGGGTGCTGAAACCCGGCGGCCGGCTGGTGGTCGCCGACCAGATCAGTTCCACGCCCGAGCTGCAACCCTGGCTGGACCACTATCAGACCCTGCGCGACCCCAGCCACCACGCCCAGCGGACGGCGGCGGCGTGGCGCACGCTGGCAGAGGTGGCCGGCTTTCGCTGGACCCAGGAGACCACCGTGCCGTACCGCCTGGAGTTCGGGTGGTGGACCGCGCAGTCGGGCTGCACCCCCCAGACGGTGGCGCAGCTGCGTGAACACGCGGCGGTTCTGGGGCAGGGGCAACGGGAGGCGGCCGGACTGCATTACGACAGTTCAGGAACGCTGGTCGCCCACACCGAAACCATGCTCGTTGTGCGCCTGGAGCGGCCCTAGAGCTTGTCTCCCACGTGAATCGCCGCGATGCCGAAGGTGAGCAGGCGGTGGCGGGTCCGGAACCCGGTGGCGCGCATCAGGTCGGCCAGCCGTTCGGGCGGGGGAAAGGCCAGAACACTTTCGGGCAGGTAGGTGTACGCGCCCGCGTTGCCGCTGATCAGCCCACCAACGCGCGGCAGCACGTGCTGAAAGTAGAAGCGGAACACGCTGCCGAACAGCCCGGCGCGCGGCGGTGGAAACTCCAGAATCACGGCCCGTCCGCCGGGGGCCAGAACCCGCCAGAACTCCGCGAGCCCGCGTTCGTAGTCCGCGAAGTTGCGAAAGCCGAAGGCACAGGTCACGCTGTCGAAACTGCCGTCCGGGTAGGGAAGGTTCAGGGCGTCGCCCTCCTCCAGCCGGATGTCGAGGTGCCGGGCCGCCGCCTTCTCACGCCCGATGCGCAGCATCTGCGGCACGAAATCGCTGCCGACCACCTCGGCCCCCGGCGCACGGGCCTTGAGTTCCAGCGCAAAATCTGCCGTGCCGGTCGCCACGTCCAGCACCCGTGCAGGGTTAAACGCCAGGGCCTCATCGGCAGCTTCACGCCGCCAGCCCCGGTCCACCCCCAGGCTGAGGACGCGGTTGAGCAGGTCGTAGCGCGGAGCGATGTCGGCGAACATGGCCTGCACGTCCCTGCCCTTGTCCTGCTTGTCGCCCACGGAGGGTTTTTTCGGCGCAGCGGTCATGGAGCCGATGATAGCCGGGCGGGGCCGGGACACGCGGGAACCCGGACCCGCCGGTCCCCGCGTCACACCCTTCGTCTGCGGACGGCACCCTACCGCCCACCGGCGCAGATCAGACTCCGGCCACCTTCAGCCGCTTGCCCACCTTCTCGTAGGCCGCCAGGGCCTGATCCAGGTCGTCGCGGGTGTGCTCGGCGGTCACGATGTTGCGGATGCGGGCCGAGCCGCGCGGTACGGTGGGAAAGCCCAGCCCGACGGCAAAGACGCCCTCCTCGAACAGCATCCGGCTCGCCTCGAAGGCAGCCTCGGCCTCGCCGAAGACGACCGGCGTGATGGGCGTGACGCTGCCCATGGTGTCGAAGCCCAGCCGCGCCAGCTCGGCCTTGAAGTAGTGTGTGTTGTCCCACAGCCGGCGCATCAGCGAGGGGTCGCGCTGCACTTCCTCCAGCGCGGCGACCAGTCCGCCCACCACCGCCGGGGGCTGCGCGGTCGAGAACAGGTAGGGGCGGGCGCGGTTGATCAGCAGTTCCTTGAGGTCGGCGTGCCCGGCGGCGTAGCCACCCACCCCGCCCCACGCCTTGCTCAGGGTGCCCACCTGAATCACGTCATCGGCGTGTTCGAAGCCGAAATGATGCACCGTGCCGCGCCCGGCCTCGCCCATCACCCCGCTGCCGTGCGCGTCGTCCACATAGGTCACGGCGCCGTAGCGGCGGGCCACCTCGATGAGCTTGTCCAGCGGAGCCACGTCGCCGTCCATGCTGAACACGCCGTCGGTAACGACCAGCTTCAGGCCGTCCGTCTCGTTCTCGCGCAGCACCCGCTCCAGATCGGCGGGGTCGGCGTGCTTGTAGATCTTCTTGGTCGCCTTGGTGAGGCGCAGACCGTCGATGATGCTCGCGTGGTTCAGCTCGTCGCTGACCACCAGGTCGCCTTCTTGCAGCAGGGCACCCAGCACGCCCTGGTTGGTGGTAAAGCCGCTGTGCAGCACCAGCGCGCTGCCGGTGTGTTTGAACTCGGCGAGCTGCGTTTCGAGTTCCTCGTGAATGCGCAGGGTGCCGGCGATGGTCCGCACCGCGCCCGCGCCCACCCCCCACTCGCTCAGGTAGGCGGCGGCCTTTTCCTTGAGGCGGGGATGGTCGGCGAAGCCCAGGTAGTTGTTGCTCGCCAGGTTCACGACCTCGCGCCCGTCCACCCGCGTTCTGGCTCGGTTGGCTGCGTCCAGCACACGCGGCTTGATCAGCAGCCCGCTGCGGCGCAGGCCCGAGAGTTCGGCGTTCAGGCGCCCGGACAGGGAAGTTGACATGCGGTCAGTCTACGGGCGGCGCCGGGCCTGTGTCCGTGAGCGGGGGACGGTTGGGACGGGGCCACGGCGTCAGGGACGCACCAGCACGGTCTGCCGCCGGGCCTGCCGGAACCCCGAGGCCACGTAGAAGCCCTCGGCGGGCGAGTCGCGGGCGGTTAACAGGTACAGGCTGTTCACCCCCCGTTCCTGCGCCTGCGCCATATGCCGGGTCAACAGGGTTCGGCCCACCCCCCGGCCCTGCACCTGCGGATGCACAAACAGTTCCCTGATTTCATGCGTCAGCCCGTGGTCCTTGACCGAGTCGTGGCCCAGGACTGCCCCGAGGCACTGCCCGTCCTCCCAGGCCCCCACAGCAGACGCCCGGGGCAGGGCGAGCAGGTCGGACAGACACGCGCCGGCCGTGTCCAGCGTCCAGGCCTCCTGCCACGGCGCGGCGTTGAAGGTGGCCACGAAGGTCTGGGCGGCGGCCGGCACCTCCCCGGGGGTCAGCGGACGGAGTTCCATGCCACACCATGGCATGTCTGCGCCGGTTCAGGCGCCGGCGAAGCCTCCCGAAGGAGGCCCGCCGGACTGGGGGAGGGGTACTGACTGGGGGCGTCTCATCATGTTGGGACGGTAGCCGGAAACCCAGGACGCCAGGAAGAGATTTGCGGCCCCCAGCTTCTTTGCCCGCTGGCTGGAGCTGCCCTGACACGGGATACGACAGACCCCCGGGCTGGCCCCAGGGGTCTGGTCTCGGTGCGCTGCCCGGTCGTTACCGGTTCATGATGTGGATGGCCTGCTTGTGGCTGGCCTCCGCTGCTTCCAATACCGCCTCACCCAGGGTGGGGTGGGCGTGGATGGTCAGGGCGATGTCGCTGGCGGTGGCGGCCATCTCCAGCGCGAGTCCGGCCTCGCCCAGCAGGTCCGAGGCGTGCGGAGCCACGATGTGGACGCCCAGCAGCAGGTCGGTGTCCTTCTCCACGACCATCTTCACGAAGCCGTCGGTGGCCTGCAGGGTCATGGCGCGGCCCGAGGCGCTCATGGGGAACACGCCGGTCTTGACCTCGTAGCCCTTTTCCTTCGCCTCGGCCTCGGTCAGGCCGACCCAGGCGAGTTCGGGGCTGGTGTACACCACGCCGGGAATCGCCACGGCGTCCTGCTCGGCGGGCTTGCCGGCAATCACCTCGGCGGCGACCAGTCCCTCTTTCATGGCCTTGTGCGCAAGCATGGGGTTTCCGGCCACGTCGCCGATGGAGTAGATGTGCGGCACATCGGTCTGCTGGCGGGTATTGGCGGGAACGAAGCCGCGGTCGGTGACGGTCACGCCCGCCGCCCCCGCGTTCAGGCCGTCGGTGCGCGGACGGCGGCCCACGGCCACAAGCACCCGGTCAAAGACCTCGGTGGTCTTCTCGCCGGTCTTGACGTTTTCCAGCTCGACATGCACGCCGTCGCTCTTTTTCTCGGCCCGGTTCGCCTTGGTCTCGGTGGCGATCTCGATGCCCTGCTTTTTCATGATCTTGGCGAATTCCTTGACCGCGTCGGCGTCCGCGCCGGGGATGATGTTGGGCAGGAACTCGATGACCTTCACCTTGCTGCCCATGTTGTTGTAGACGTGCGCGAATTCAAAGCCGATCACGCCGCCGCCCACGCACAGCATCCGCCCCGGAACCGGATCGGGCACCACCAGCGCGCCGGTGCTGTCCACGATGACCTGCTGGTCGACCTCCAGTCCCGGCAGCTTGGCAGGCTCCGATCCGGTGGCGATGATCACGTTGGCCGCCGTGTAGGTCTTGTCTCCGACCTTGACGGTATGGGCGTCCACGAAGCTCGCCTCACCGACGAGATGGGTCACCTTGTTCGCCTTGAACAGCGCGCCCACGCCTCCGGTCAGCTTCTTGACGATGCCGTCTTTCCAGCCGTTGAGCTTGGCGATGTTCAGGTTCTGTTCGCCGAAGGTCAGGCCGAAGTCGGCGGCGTGGCGGGCGGCGGCGATCTGCTCTCCTGCATGCAGCAGCGCCTTGGTGGGAATACAGCCCACGTTCAGGCATACCCCACCCACGGTGTCGCGCTCGGCGCACGCCACCTTCAGGCCCAGCTGGGCGGCACGGATGGCCGCGTGGTAGCCGCCGGGACCCGCGCCGATCACCAGTACGTCAAAATCCATCGGTTTCGTCATGCGAGCAGTCTAACGCCCGTTTGGGGGGCCGTCCGTCACCTGTTGAAATAGCTGGACACCGGCGATTGACAAGCTCAAATGGTGGGTGGACGGGAAGCTGCCGCCGCGCCCCCGGCCCCGCGTGTCGTGCGGCGCGGCACCGTTCTGAACGCGGGGCACGCCGGCCGGAACAGCCGGGCTCACCCCTCCAGAAACTCCGTGACCACGCGGTTAAGCAGCCACCAGCCTTGAGGGGTGGCCCGCAGCTGGGAGCCGTCGAGTTCCAGCAGACCCCGCTGCACATTGGCGGCGATGGCCCCGGCGTAGCGTTCCGGCACGTTCAGCCCGCTGCGGCGCGAGAGATCGGTGAGGTCCACGCCGCGGCGCAGGCGCAGGCCCATGAACAGCGCGTCGGTCACGTAGTCCTCGGGGCCCACCGGCTCGGCCTCGCCGCGGGCACCGGTGAGCCACCCGTGCAGGTGCGGGTTGGTGCGCCGGGAGGTCAGCTCTGCGCCGCCCTGGGCCACGGGGTAGTGCCCGGCGGCTCCCGGTCCCAGTCCCAGGTAGGTGCGCCCCTGCCAGTACGCGAGGTTGTGCCGCGACTCCTGGCCGGGCCGGGCGTAGTTGCTGATCTCGTAGCGGGCAAAACCGTGGGCCGTCAGCAGCTCCTCGGTCCGCTCGAAGCCCGCACGCTCGTCGTCCTCGTGCACGGTCACGCCGCGCCGGGCGAACTCGGTGCCGGGTTCGATGGTCAGGGTGTAGGCGCTGATGTGGTCCACGCCCAGCTCCACCAGACCGTGAATGTCGGCGTCCAGCGGTTGCCCCGGCACGGCGGTGATCAGGTCGCCCGACACGCGCAGGCCCGCGCCGATCAGGGTCCCGACGGCCTCGCGGGCCCCCGCCGCGTTGTGCTGGCGGCCCAGGAACTTCAGCGTGGCGTCATTCAGGCTCTGCACGCCCACCGAGGCGCGGTCAAAGCCCAGGTCGCGCCACAGCGCTGCCCGCGCGGGACTGACGGTGCCGGGATTGACCTCCAGCGTGTTCTCGGCCCGGCCCCAGCCCAGATGCCGGCGCAC
This genomic window from Deinococcus aerophilus contains:
- a CDS encoding N-acetylmuramoyl-L-alanine amidase, with translation MKQNVIFFSSALLLGALGSGQAQTGPQVSDPFQRGAPTQAAPVLRGPAGTPAASAPAAPLQLTGVQNATFGPPRSSSDGSTTRIVFDLMPGVSYTLTPTFTGLRLDVQGARVLPAVTGKLGSSVNEYRAGGGQATLITPFPLSLTGGWKAMEATLERGTRVLILDFGATLNGGASAALSGRVRASAPVTSAGAQTALSAPLNTAGVGTAARDTAARGSTESAASLNLPPGDAVAPSPGGALPPAPALPGADSEIPSALAGRVPGTSRGAPLTPPRIGRNPGQTRVVLDLPPGTSYRIVPGSIGLRVELSGVNMAAQDLQDISPELRAWRAEPGPDGVVFTLLTATPTTERSGWRAQLLPPSSGDLSRLAIDLSPALADLTPLSAQEKLLAAVPPIPAARGTAILALSASYVRPRVVIDPGHGGKDPGAVGAVIEKETVLDVAQRVATLLGAAGVDVVLTRDSDRDLNPVKDTDLTMRARMGTPGTQLFVSIHVNAMDAVSALRGYGVETWWNPNHPLSSNLAAVLQKNVVATTGAYSQGLKTGRSLAVLRNSRIPAALIEIGFTSHPVDGINLQDTNYRDRVALGIAQGIREALVTGIVDGGAVGGAGK
- a CDS encoding c-type cytochrome codes for the protein MNRTRHNPWVEGSLASWMAGVTLGVILGIALLIVTPRLMGGSGSTAEAPTAQEQATDSAPSGSAETAPAASEGTPETATTNAPTDQTPAAEQTSSGELPAAQSPAVADTTTGNPPQQDPNAVAEPVAAGGTGDAAPTPNAAAGNAEAGATVFTSNCAGCHGAQGGGGIGPSLVTDEGPKAWTLAQFTTVLREGVLPGGRELSAVMPRFSDAQLSDTQVADLLAHIQTLN
- the ubiE gene encoding bifunctional demethylmenaquinone methyltransferase/2-methoxy-6-polyprenyl-1,4-benzoquinol methylase UbiE, which codes for MTAAPKKPSVGDKQDKGRDVQAMFADIAPRYDLLNRVLSLGVDRGWRREAADEALAFNPARVLDVATGTADFALELKARAPGAEVVGSDFVPQMLRIGREKAAARHLDIRLEEGDALNLPYPDGSFDSVTCAFGFRNFADYERGLAEFWRVLAPGGRAVILEFPPPRAGLFGSVFRFYFQHVLPRVGGLISGNAGAYTYLPESVLAFPPPERLADLMRATGFRTRHRLLTFGIAAIHVGDKL
- a CDS encoding MGMT family protein encodes the protein MEGGEAGFRTRVLALVARIPPGRVMTYGQLAMLAGSPGAARQAGFVLGSLAGSDELPWQRVINAQGRVSTHKLGFGDLQERLLTAEGVVFDASGRCDLGTRQWWPEEEGPSTPPEPLLF
- a CDS encoding class I SAM-dependent methyltransferase, with the translated sequence MTASRDQFNAHADRYAASEVHRHGPSLPVLLDFAAPIPQDRALDVATGTGNTALALAPQVGEVVGLDLAEGMLAHARTRAEAEGHAHATFQQGSAEAMPFADASFTLVTSRHAPHHFLNLDRFLGEAFRVLKPGGRLVVADQISSTPELQPWLDHYQTLRDPSHHAQRTAAAWRTLAEVAGFRWTQETTVPYRLEFGWWTAQSGCTPQTVAQLREHAAVLGQGQREAAGLHYDSSGTLVAHTETMLVVRLERP